In a single window of the Antedon mediterranea chromosome 1, ecAntMedi1.1, whole genome shotgun sequence genome:
- the LOC140052531 gene encoding C-type lectin-like, translated as MATSTNMVVFLIFTSTTVFSCQEGWLSFQDNCYKFEATKKTWTEARISCLQQNADLVVVRNEAENNFLYANNPTGNDLWLGLSDMKNETVFIWVRNEQTQYKNFGKGEPNNSGNREDCVELDYTHSDKWNDVPCSMKFAYVCELQSHQCQNGGIIKISDDGSSSCICTDGFSGVTCQTKTSAGKLKRKVDIG; from the exons ATGGCCACATCTACAAATATGGTTGTGTTTTTGATATTCACCAGCACTACAG tattttcctGCCAAGAAGGCTGGTTATCGTTTCAAGATAACTGTTATAAATTTGAGGCAACAAAAAAGACTTGGACAGAAGCTAGAATAAGCTGTTTGCAACAAAATGCAGACTTGGTGGTGGTGAGGAACGAAGCAGAAAATAACTTTCTTTACGCTAATAATCCTACGGGGAACGATCTATGGCTAGGCTTATCAGATATGAAGAATGAGACTGTCTTTATATGGGTCAGGAATGAACAAACGCAATATAAAA ATTTTGGAAAAGGTGAACCAAATAATTCTGGAAATCGTGAAGATTGTGTAGAGCTTGATTATACACATTCTGACAAATGGAATGATGTTCCTTGTAGCATGAAATTTGCATATGTGTGTGAATTAC AATCTCATCAGTGCCAAAATGGTGGCATCATTAAAATATCAGACGATGGATCATCTTCTTGCATCTGTACTGATGGATTCAGTGGAGTGACATGTCAAACAAAAACTAGTGCCGGTAAGTTGAAGAGAAAGGTGGATATAGGTTAA